The following are encoded together in the Primulina tabacum isolate GXHZ01 chromosome 18, ASM2559414v2, whole genome shotgun sequence genome:
- the LOC142533941 gene encoding boron transporter 4-like isoform X2, with the protein MWIGILAPTAYIFFASALPVIAFGEQLSRETEGSLSPAETLASTAICGVIHAIFGGQPLLILGVAEPTIIMYTYLYNFAKNSIGRELYLAWAGWVCVWTALILFLLAIFNACSIITRFTRVAGELFGMLITVLFIQEAIKGLVSEFFIPNGENSTEENYQFQWLYANGLLGIIFSFGLLITALMSRKARSWRYGTGCFRSFIADYGVPLMVVVWTLLSYSVPGEVPSGVPRRLFCPLPWESKSLYHWTVAKDMGKIPVGYILAALIPAVMIAGLYFFDHSVASQMAQQKEFNLKNPSAYHYDIFLLGVMTLICGLLGLPPSNGVLPQSPMHTRSLAVLKKQLIRKKMVKSVKECMKQQATQSEIYGRLQTVFIEMDSAPCPHTVDRELANLKNAVMQHEDEGDDNSKFDPEKCIDLHLPVRVNEQRVSNLLQSMLVGFAVCIMPVIKMIPTSVLWGYFAYMAIDSLPGNQFWERIQLLFVPPGRRFKIIEGFHASYVESVPFKYIFMFTLFQFVYLLMCFGITWIPIAGILFPLPFFLLICIREHILPKVFPPNYLQELDAAEYEEIVGHSFRARSLSLRDRESPDTDEEADVCPDVSSAEILDEMTTHRGELKHRSVSFNGRQLQVFPKEDSPEML; encoded by the exons ATGTGGATCGG GATTCTGGCTCCAACAGCATATATTTTCTTTGCCTCGGCTCTCCCTGTAATTGCCTTTGGGGAGCAATTGAGTAGGGAAACAG AGGGAAGCTTGAGTCCTGCTGAGACTCTCGCTTCTACTGCTATCTGCGGCGTCATCCACGCGATTTTTGGTGGACAGCCATTGCTGATTTTAGGAGTTGCAGAACCAACCATTATAATGTACACTTATTTGTACAATTTTGCCAAGAACAGCATTGGGAGGGAGCTGTACTTAGCCTGGGCCGGATG GGTCTGTGTCTGGACAGCTTTGATTCTCTTTCTTCTTGCTATATTCAATGCTTGCTCTATAATTACGCGATTTACGAGGGTGGCTGGTGAACTTTTTGGCATGTTGATCACTGTTTTATTCATCCAAGAGGCCATCAAG GGTTTGGTGAGTGAATTTTTCATCCCAAATGGCGAAAATTCTACTGAAGAAAACTACCAATTTCAATGGCTCTACGCAAATGGCTTGCTAGggataattttttcttttggcCTACTTATCACTGCCCTAATGAGCAGAAAAGCTCGGTCGTGGCGTTACGGTACAG GCTGCTTTCGGAGTTTTATTGCAGATTATGGGGTTCCATTGATGGTAGTGGTATGGACTTTATTATCTTATAGCGTACCGGGTGAAGTCCCCTCTGGAGTTCCAAGGAGACTCTTTTGTCCTCTTCCCTGGGAATCCAAATCACTCTATCACTGGACAGTGGCTAAG GACATGGGAAAGATTCCTGTGGGATATATTTTAGCTGCCCTGATACCAGCTGTGATGATTGCCGGTCTATACTTTTTCGATCACAGTGTAGCTTCACAGATGGCTCAACAGAAGGAATTCAACCTCAAAAATCCGTCTGCCTACCATTACGATATCTTTTTACTAGGAGTCATG ACTTTGATTTGCGGTTTGCTTGGACTTCCTCCTTCAAATGGTGTCCTCCCTCAATCACCTATGCATACTAGGAGTCTTGCTGTTCTCAAGAAACAG ttgattcggaAGAAAATGGTGAAGAGTGTAAAAGAGTGCATGAAACAGCAGGCAACCCAGTCAGAGATCTATGGTCGACTGCAGACTGTTTTCATTGAAATGGATAGTGCTCCTTGT CCACATACTGTAGATAGAGAATTGGCAAACTTGAAGAATGCTGTCATGCAACATGAAGATGAAGGAGATGACAACAGTAAATTTGACCCGGAAAAGTGTATTGATCTTCATCTCCCTGTTCGAGTAAACGAGCAAAGAGTCAGCAACTTGCTGCAGTCGATGCTCGTTGGATTTGCTGTATGTATTATGCCTGTGATCAAGATGATACCTACCTCTGTTCTATGGGGATATTTCGCCTACATGGCTATTGATAGCCTTCCTGGAAATCAATTTTGGGAGAGAATCCAGCTTCTCTTCGTTCCGCCAGGTCGACGTTTCAA AATCATTGAAGGGTTCCATGCTTCATATGTGGAGTCAGTACCGTTCAAGTACATCTTCATGTTTACGCTCTTCCAGTTTGTGTATCTCTTGATGTGCTTTGGGATAACATGGATACCGATTGCTGGAATTCTGTTTCCACTTCCGTTCTTCCTTCTGATATGTATACGAGAACACATTCTCCCCAAGGTGTTTCCACCTAATTATCTCCAAGAACTAGATGCAGCAGAATATGAAGAAATTGTTGGTCATTCATTTAGAGCAAGGAGTCTATCTCTCAGG GATAGAGAATCACCCGATACAGACGAAGAAGCAGATGTTTGTCCTGATGTATCTTCTGCTGAGATATTGGATGAAATGACGACTCATAGAGGTGAACTGAAGCATAGGTCTGTGAGCTTCAACGGAAGACAGTTACAG GTTTTTCCGAAAGAAGATTCTCCAGAGATGTTATAA
- the LOC142533248 gene encoding EG45-like domain containing protein, whose amino-acid sequence MSQSNLCHFRMYNLLVIWLSGVLLLLSHHVRLGCADVGTASVYYQPYTPTACYGDDFSQFPTSGLFAAVGEGLWDNSAACGRQYLVRCISAVVPGTCIPGSQIQIKIVDRAQTSVSRPSYDGTGLVLSNVAFEALAIPNPQVSYLNVEFLQI is encoded by the exons ATGTCTCAATCAAATTTATGCCATTTTAGGATGTATAATCTCCTCGTGATATGGCTCTCCGGcgtcctcctcctcctcagccACCATGTTCGGCTCGGCTGTGCCGACGTTGGAACAGCCAGCGTGTATTATCAACCGTACACTC CCACCGCATGCTACGGCGATGACTTCTCTCAGTTCCCGACCAGCGGCCTTTTCGCCGCTGTGGGAGAAGGGCTGTGGGATAACAGCGCCGCATGTGGGCGGCAGTATTTGGTGAGATGCATCAGCGCTGTCGTGCCGGGGACTTGCATCCCGGGCAGCCAGATACAGATCAAGATCGTGGATCGGGCTCAAACATCGGTTTCCAGGCCCAGTTATGATGGAACGGGCCTTGTGTTGTCCAATGTAGCTTTCGAGGCGCTCGCAATCCCCAATCCACAGGTCTCGTACTTGAATGTCGAGTTTCTTCA GATTTGA
- the LOC142533941 gene encoding boron transporter 4-like isoform X1, with product MDHLKTPFKGVTNDIRGRLTCYKKDWIDTCGSGARILAPTAYIFFASALPVIAFGEQLSRETEGSLSPAETLASTAICGVIHAIFGGQPLLILGVAEPTIIMYTYLYNFAKNSIGRELYLAWAGWVCVWTALILFLLAIFNACSIITRFTRVAGELFGMLITVLFIQEAIKGLVSEFFIPNGENSTEENYQFQWLYANGLLGIIFSFGLLITALMSRKARSWRYGTGCFRSFIADYGVPLMVVVWTLLSYSVPGEVPSGVPRRLFCPLPWESKSLYHWTVAKDMGKIPVGYILAALIPAVMIAGLYFFDHSVASQMAQQKEFNLKNPSAYHYDIFLLGVMTLICGLLGLPPSNGVLPQSPMHTRSLAVLKKQLIRKKMVKSVKECMKQQATQSEIYGRLQTVFIEMDSAPCPHTVDRELANLKNAVMQHEDEGDDNSKFDPEKCIDLHLPVRVNEQRVSNLLQSMLVGFAVCIMPVIKMIPTSVLWGYFAYMAIDSLPGNQFWERIQLLFVPPGRRFKIIEGFHASYVESVPFKYIFMFTLFQFVYLLMCFGITWIPIAGILFPLPFFLLICIREHILPKVFPPNYLQELDAAEYEEIVGHSFRARSLSLRDRESPDTDEEADVCPDVSSAEILDEMTTHRGELKHRSVSFNGRQLQVFPKEDSPEML from the exons ATGGATCATTTAAAGACTCCATTCAAGGGAGTCACAAATGACATTAGAGGAAGGTTGACATGCTACAAAAAGGACTGGATTGATACATGTGGATCGGGTGCGAG GATTCTGGCTCCAACAGCATATATTTTCTTTGCCTCGGCTCTCCCTGTAATTGCCTTTGGGGAGCAATTGAGTAGGGAAACAG AGGGAAGCTTGAGTCCTGCTGAGACTCTCGCTTCTACTGCTATCTGCGGCGTCATCCACGCGATTTTTGGTGGACAGCCATTGCTGATTTTAGGAGTTGCAGAACCAACCATTATAATGTACACTTATTTGTACAATTTTGCCAAGAACAGCATTGGGAGGGAGCTGTACTTAGCCTGGGCCGGATG GGTCTGTGTCTGGACAGCTTTGATTCTCTTTCTTCTTGCTATATTCAATGCTTGCTCTATAATTACGCGATTTACGAGGGTGGCTGGTGAACTTTTTGGCATGTTGATCACTGTTTTATTCATCCAAGAGGCCATCAAG GGTTTGGTGAGTGAATTTTTCATCCCAAATGGCGAAAATTCTACTGAAGAAAACTACCAATTTCAATGGCTCTACGCAAATGGCTTGCTAGggataattttttcttttggcCTACTTATCACTGCCCTAATGAGCAGAAAAGCTCGGTCGTGGCGTTACGGTACAG GCTGCTTTCGGAGTTTTATTGCAGATTATGGGGTTCCATTGATGGTAGTGGTATGGACTTTATTATCTTATAGCGTACCGGGTGAAGTCCCCTCTGGAGTTCCAAGGAGACTCTTTTGTCCTCTTCCCTGGGAATCCAAATCACTCTATCACTGGACAGTGGCTAAG GACATGGGAAAGATTCCTGTGGGATATATTTTAGCTGCCCTGATACCAGCTGTGATGATTGCCGGTCTATACTTTTTCGATCACAGTGTAGCTTCACAGATGGCTCAACAGAAGGAATTCAACCTCAAAAATCCGTCTGCCTACCATTACGATATCTTTTTACTAGGAGTCATG ACTTTGATTTGCGGTTTGCTTGGACTTCCTCCTTCAAATGGTGTCCTCCCTCAATCACCTATGCATACTAGGAGTCTTGCTGTTCTCAAGAAACAG ttgattcggaAGAAAATGGTGAAGAGTGTAAAAGAGTGCATGAAACAGCAGGCAACCCAGTCAGAGATCTATGGTCGACTGCAGACTGTTTTCATTGAAATGGATAGTGCTCCTTGT CCACATACTGTAGATAGAGAATTGGCAAACTTGAAGAATGCTGTCATGCAACATGAAGATGAAGGAGATGACAACAGTAAATTTGACCCGGAAAAGTGTATTGATCTTCATCTCCCTGTTCGAGTAAACGAGCAAAGAGTCAGCAACTTGCTGCAGTCGATGCTCGTTGGATTTGCTGTATGTATTATGCCTGTGATCAAGATGATACCTACCTCTGTTCTATGGGGATATTTCGCCTACATGGCTATTGATAGCCTTCCTGGAAATCAATTTTGGGAGAGAATCCAGCTTCTCTTCGTTCCGCCAGGTCGACGTTTCAA AATCATTGAAGGGTTCCATGCTTCATATGTGGAGTCAGTACCGTTCAAGTACATCTTCATGTTTACGCTCTTCCAGTTTGTGTATCTCTTGATGTGCTTTGGGATAACATGGATACCGATTGCTGGAATTCTGTTTCCACTTCCGTTCTTCCTTCTGATATGTATACGAGAACACATTCTCCCCAAGGTGTTTCCACCTAATTATCTCCAAGAACTAGATGCAGCAGAATATGAAGAAATTGTTGGTCATTCATTTAGAGCAAGGAGTCTATCTCTCAGG GATAGAGAATCACCCGATACAGACGAAGAAGCAGATGTTTGTCCTGATGTATCTTCTGCTGAGATATTGGATGAAATGACGACTCATAGAGGTGAACTGAAGCATAGGTCTGTGAGCTTCAACGGAAGACAGTTACAG GTTTTTCCGAAAGAAGATTCTCCAGAGATGTTATAA
- the LOC142532943 gene encoding uncharacterized protein LOC142532943 — translation MDYFLSDSDDEKAVEEILAQAMDLCVVEQVAAINCAGITDSALPSHLETRFRKLKSFPSCTKKSSNVDGFQEASRKNQGVGKNSENEPSTCSKKLTVEKSSSSPSKSPEDGIFSPIKSNPRTKMSRKGLKSLSSHSLEDLSSGSLSPPVKKSGCFLCSPKKVPRKKGKVKKGLDSELDWDWEKNDEIFSDLSIFSVKSQRKMMKKAMKDEEEICREAEKIVKWAKHASARMDVSGIEDALSDDENSKFH, via the coding sequence ATGGATTATTTTTTATCGGATAGTGACGATGAGAAAGCAGTGGAAGAGATTCTAGCTCAAGCAATGGATTTGTGTGTTGTTGAGCAGGTGGCAGCCATCAATTGTGCTGGTATAACTGATTCCGCCCTCCCTTCTCACTTGGAAACACGCTTTCGGAAGCTGAAATCTTTCCCATCATGCACCAAGAAATCTAGTAATGTTGACGGGTTTCAAGAAGCTTCCAGGAAGAATCAAGGCGTAGGAAAGAACAGCGAAAATGAGCCTTCCACATGTTCGAAGAAATTAACTGTAGAAAAGAGTAGCTCATCTCCTTCAAAATCACCCGAGGATGGAATATTTTCGCCAATTAAGAGCAACCCGCGTACGAAAATGAGCAGAAAAGGATTAAAGTCCTTGTCTTCACATTCTTTGGAGGACTTATCGAGTGGTTCTTTGTCTCCTCCTGTGAAGAAATCTGGTTGCTTTTTGTGTTCTCCAAAGAAGGTACCAAGGAAGAAAGGTAAAGTGAAGAAGGGTTTGGATTCGGAGCTTGATTGGGATTGGGAGAAGAATGATGAGATTTTTTCTGATTTGAGTATTTTCTCAGTGAAAAGTCAGAGGAAGATGATGAAGAAAGCTATGAAGGATGAAGAAGAGATTTGTAGAGAGGCTGAAAAAATAGTGAAGTGGGCAAAACATGCTTCTGCGAGGATGGAtgtttctggaattgaagaTGCATTAAGTGATGATGAAAACTCGAAATTTCACTAG